Proteins from one Candidatus Zymogenaceae bacterium genomic window:
- a CDS encoding PAS domain S-box protein has product MIKHVDERKKIDIKKNIEWLMFLRVVVISVLLGASVIFQYTAKGTIAFFGRELIYLYLLIGFTYFLTGVYIVIIPRVKNLRAFAYLQIFWDVMLITGLVILTGGIDSIFTFLYIPLIIAASIILYRSGGFIIASISSILYGIVVDLIFFGFIAPYGSTARLEYSDSYIFYNIFINIAAFYLVAFLSGYLAEQVKRTGEELIEKRIDFEELKILNNEIMQNIQTGLITINKDGQIISINRQAELITGKSLKEVWMSHIDDVFPNLLENVDFPNLVYMEPGLNRWDKEFISHTGRKYQLGFSMSPLATHTDGETGKVILFQDITRIREMEHEIKRSDRLATLGKLAANLAHEIRNPLAAMSGSIQMLNQDMSLSGENKHLMNIVLQEIDRLNHLITDFLMYARPTEPKRHTLDLKNVITETIALFRNTPKGTHNISIETEFYGDSVTDGDYMQLKQVFWNIFLNSAEAMPEGGVISVSMQNTNDAADGMIETRIRDTGPGINTKIRELVFDPFFSTKDGGTGLGLSTVRQIIETHGGSVVVGNADTSGTEIIIQLKGHKEAVSPADPAPKK; this is encoded by the coding sequence ATGATCAAACACGTTGACGAACGCAAAAAAATCGATATCAAGAAGAACATCGAATGGCTGATGTTCCTTCGCGTTGTCGTGATTTCTGTGCTGCTGGGAGCGTCGGTCATATTTCAATATACCGCCAAAGGAACGATAGCCTTCTTCGGCAGGGAACTGATATACCTGTACCTCCTCATCGGGTTCACCTATTTTCTGACCGGTGTGTATATCGTTATCATCCCCCGGGTGAAAAACCTGAGGGCGTTTGCATATCTTCAGATATTCTGGGACGTGATGCTGATTACCGGGTTGGTTATTTTGACAGGCGGGATCGACAGTATCTTCACGTTTTTGTACATCCCCCTCATCATAGCCGCAAGTATTATACTTTATCGCTCAGGAGGCTTTATCATCGCGTCGATCTCCAGCATTCTATACGGGATCGTCGTCGATCTGATTTTTTTTGGCTTTATTGCTCCATATGGTTCCACGGCCCGTCTGGAATACAGCGACAGTTATATTTTCTATAATATCTTTATTAATATCGCCGCATTCTACCTTGTGGCGTTTCTGTCGGGCTATCTGGCCGAACAGGTGAAAAGGACGGGCGAGGAACTTATTGAGAAGAGAATCGATTTTGAGGAGTTGAAGATTCTCAATAACGAAATCATGCAGAATATACAGACCGGCCTGATTACTATAAACAAGGACGGACAGATAATTTCCATCAACCGCCAGGCGGAGCTGATTACCGGCAAAAGCCTCAAGGAAGTATGGATGAGCCATATCGATGATGTGTTTCCGAACCTGCTGGAGAATGTGGACTTCCCAAACCTGGTGTATATGGAGCCGGGCCTCAATCGCTGGGATAAGGAGTTTATTTCACATACGGGTCGGAAGTACCAACTCGGATTTTCCATGTCTCCGCTGGCTACGCACACCGATGGAGAGACCGGGAAGGTCATACTCTTCCAGGACATCACCCGCATCAGGGAGATGGAACATGAGATCAAACGGTCCGACAGGCTCGCCACCCTGGGAAAGCTTGCCGCCAACCTCGCCCATGAGATCAGGAACCCTCTAGCGGCCATGAGCGGTTCCATCCAAATGCTCAATCAGGATATGTCGTTGTCGGGTGAGAACAAACATCTGATGAATATAGTTCTTCAGGAGATTGATCGATTGAATCACCTGATTACAGATTTTCTCATGTACGCCCGTCCCACTGAACCCAAACGCCATACGCTTGATCTGAAGAATGTTATCACTGAGACCATCGCGCTTTTTCGTAACACTCCCAAGGGCACACATAATATATCAATCGAAACGGAGTTTTACGGCGACTCCGTAACCGACGGCGATTACATGCAGCTCAAGCAGGTGTTTTGGAATATATTTCTGAATTCCGCAGAGGCGATGCCCGAAGGAGGCGTTATTTCCGTTTCGATGCAAAACACGAATGATGCGGCGGATGGCATGATTGAGACGAGGATTCGTGACACCGGCCCCGGAATCAACACGAAGATACGGGAGTTGGTTTTCGACCCCTTCTTTTCCACGAAGGACGGCGGCACCGGCCTTGGCCTGTCGACGGTGAGGCAGATCATCGAGACCCACGGCGGTAGTGTCGTCGTCGGAAACGCCGATACGTCGGGGACGGAAATCATCATCCAGCTCAAGGGGCACAAAGAGGCGGTGTCGCCCGCCGATCCGGCGCCAAAAAAATAG